A stretch of Bacteroidales bacterium DNA encodes these proteins:
- a CDS encoding T9SS type A sorting domain-containing protein, with amino-acid sequence MKKLFSLFKAFLFVLFTSFSLIVNAQLCTPDHTGYTTVPDTGVRIPFWPPHATVGVYYELSVTYGVPAHVKYGGTKYSINWAQFTKITNYLTGNIWTVVDNNGGSTFDKWDKLTWQCGTIKGTPTMAGIDTISIYADVNVNIIFIPYTQKNARAYRIPLIVDAATATDISNNTGIVETKLIESKPNPYHNFTQIGIVASKSDKAVLNVYSSFGQLVYSETKSIITGENYFDFNGSKLISGTYFYSVITSVKIFNKILIKTE; translated from the coding sequence ATGAAAAAATTGTTTTCTTTATTTAAAGCATTTCTTTTTGTTTTATTTACGAGTTTTTCGTTAATTGTTAATGCTCAACTTTGTACTCCAGACCACACCGGGTACACTACCGTTCCTGATACCGGAGTTAGGATTCCTTTTTGGCCACCACACGCTACTGTGGGTGTTTATTATGAACTATCTGTTACATATGGAGTTCCGGCTCATGTAAAATATGGAGGAACAAAATATAGTATTAATTGGGCACAGTTCACAAAAATAACCAATTATCTTACAGGAAACATTTGGACTGTTGTTGACAATAACGGTGGCAGCACATTTGATAAATGGGATAAACTTACTTGGCAATGTGGAACTATTAAAGGCACTCCCACAATGGCAGGAATAGATACTATTAGTATTTATGCTGACGTTAATGTGAATATTATATTTATTCCGTATACACAAAAAAATGCCAGAGCTTATCGTATTCCGTTAATTGTAGATGCTGCTACTGCTACTGATATTTCAAATAATACCGGAATTGTTGAAACAAAACTAATTGAAAGTAAGCCCAATCCATATCATAATTTCACTCAAATTGGCATTGTTGCAAGTAAAAGTGATAAGGCTGTTCTTAATGTTTATTCTTCTTTTGGTCAATTAGTTTATTCTGAAACTAAATCAATTATTACAGGAGAAAATTATTTTGATTTTAATGGTTCAAAATTAATAAGTGGAACATATTTTTATTCTGTTATTACTTCCGTGAAAATATTTAATAAAATATTGATAAAAACAGAATAA